The following coding sequences lie in one Candidatus Manganitrophaceae bacterium genomic window:
- the rpoC gene encoding DNA-directed RNA polymerase subunit beta' — METLSKVESVRSLFGKSKESISFDAIRIRIASGEKIRSWSYGEVKKPETINYRSFKPERDGLFCARIFGPIKDWECNCGKYKRMKHRGIVCDKCGVEVIQSKVRRERMGHIELVSPVAHIWFLKGIPSRIGILLDMTLKQLEKVLYFENYVVTDPMDTDLKEKEILTEDRYRADVEKYGVGAFRAEMGAEAIRDILKKIDLEELWDELHVKIAHASSVAVKKKLTKRLRVVESLRKSGNHPDWMILDVIPVLPPELRPLVPLDGGRFATSDLNDLYRRVINRNNRLKRLTELRAPNVIIRNEKRMLQESVDALFDNGRRGRAIRGPNKRPLKSLSDMLKGKQGRFRQNLLGKRVDYSGRSVIVVGPELKLHQCGLPKKMALELFKPFIYQKLEERGYVATIKTAKKMVEKEKPEVWDVLDEMIQEHPVLLNRAPTLHRLGIQAFDPVLVEGKAIRLHPLVCAAFNADFDGDQMAVHLPLSIEAQIEARVLMMSVNNVLSPASGKPIMVPSQDMVLGCYWLTKEKGGAKGEGKTFSGPEEVTIAYDHRQVEEHARIKVRRDGTLVETTVGRVIFGNILPEDVPFSMVNRIMNKKELINLIDISYRKSGRRNTVAMLDRIKDLGFHFATRAGISICVDDMRIPSKKGVLLDKAKKSVAEIEKQYAEGLITNGERYNKVVDIWAHVTEMVASEMMRELAEEEEEVTKGVGKVKDRKFNSIYMMADSGSRGSAAQIRQLGGMRGLMAKPSGEIIETPIMANFREGLSVLQYFISTHGARKGLADTALKTANSGYLTRRLVDVSQDVIVNDLDCHSPDSLAVTALVEGGEVIEPLEKRILGRIAAEDITDPITGEVICPAQAEINEEKTQAVVEAGIDRVKIRSVLTCLAHRGICVRCYGRDLSRGQLVERGEAVGVIAAQSIGEPGTQLTMRTFHIGGTASKVIEQTVLESRNAGVVKYLNLNTVKSKDGDLIVMNRNGRIAIFDKTGREKEKYSVVYGARIKVKDGVSVDARQRLVEWDPYSLSILTEVAGKIAMGDLIEGQTMREEVDEVTGFARKVIVDYPGSNLRPRISIKDASGKTVKLPLTKGAARYLLPAGAHVFVEKGQMVHPGDVLAKIPRETTKTKDITGGLPRVAELFEARKPKEQAVISEIDGTVEYGGFAKGMRKVIVSNEVGDSREYFIPKGKHINVHEGDWVHAGEPLMDGSPNPHDILDVLGPKELQKYLVDEVQEVYRLQGVSINDKHIEIIVRQMLRRVKVEEPGDTDFLIGVQVDKFKFAEENEKVMAKGGIPATGKPILLGITKAALATDSFISAASFQETTRVLTEAAISGRTDDLLGLKENVIVGRLVPAGTGLPEYREVYVRSPRQAQEIKEMAKNKAGSSEGAPAEKK; from the coding sequence ATGGAGACATTAAGCAAGGTCGAATCGGTTCGGAGCCTTTTTGGAAAGTCGAAGGAGTCGATCTCTTTTGACGCCATCCGAATTCGCATTGCATCCGGCGAGAAGATCCGCTCCTGGTCCTATGGGGAAGTCAAAAAACCGGAAACGATTAATTATCGCTCGTTTAAACCGGAGCGGGACGGTCTCTTTTGTGCACGCATCTTTGGGCCGATCAAGGATTGGGAGTGTAACTGCGGAAAGTATAAGCGGATGAAGCACCGTGGAATTGTCTGTGACAAGTGTGGAGTGGAAGTCATCCAGTCAAAGGTTCGCCGGGAACGGATGGGCCATATCGAGCTGGTTTCCCCTGTGGCTCATATCTGGTTTCTGAAGGGCATTCCCAGTCGAATCGGGATACTTCTGGATATGACACTCAAGCAGCTCGAAAAGGTACTCTATTTTGAGAACTATGTTGTGACGGATCCGATGGACACTGACTTGAAGGAGAAGGAGATCCTTACGGAAGATCGGTATCGCGCAGATGTCGAAAAGTATGGTGTAGGGGCGTTCCGTGCCGAGATGGGTGCCGAGGCAATAAGGGATATTTTGAAGAAAATAGATCTTGAAGAGCTTTGGGACGAGTTGCATGTCAAGATTGCCCATGCAAGTTCTGTCGCCGTCAAAAAGAAATTAACAAAACGTCTCCGGGTTGTGGAATCCTTAAGGAAGTCTGGAAATCATCCCGACTGGATGATTTTGGATGTCATTCCTGTCCTGCCGCCGGAACTCAGACCTTTGGTGCCTCTCGATGGGGGGCGTTTTGCGACATCTGATTTAAATGATCTATACCGCCGGGTGATTAACCGGAATAATCGCCTGAAACGGCTGACCGAGTTGAGGGCTCCCAATGTCATTATCCGCAATGAAAAGAGAATGCTTCAGGAATCGGTGGATGCCCTTTTTGACAATGGTCGACGGGGTCGGGCAATCCGAGGGCCGAACAAGCGTCCCCTGAAGTCCCTTTCGGACATGCTCAAGGGCAAGCAAGGCCGGTTCCGTCAGAACCTTCTGGGAAAACGGGTAGACTACTCTGGTCGATCCGTGATTGTTGTCGGGCCCGAGTTGAAGCTCCACCAATGCGGACTTCCAAAGAAGATGGCCTTGGAACTCTTCAAGCCCTTTATTTATCAAAAACTGGAAGAGCGTGGTTATGTGGCAACCATTAAAACGGCAAAGAAGATGGTGGAAAAGGAAAAGCCGGAGGTGTGGGATGTGCTGGATGAGATGATTCAGGAGCACCCTGTCTTACTGAACCGGGCACCAACTCTGCATCGCCTGGGGATACAGGCCTTTGATCCTGTTTTAGTGGAAGGAAAAGCGATCCGGCTTCATCCGCTAGTGTGCGCTGCATTTAATGCAGATTTTGATGGGGATCAAATGGCTGTCCATCTCCCTTTGTCGATTGAGGCCCAAATTGAGGCGCGCGTACTGATGATGTCGGTGAACAACGTCCTTTCACCTGCCAGCGGAAAACCAATTATGGTTCCTTCTCAGGATATGGTTCTGGGTTGCTATTGGCTGACAAAGGAAAAGGGCGGGGCGAAGGGAGAAGGAAAAACCTTTTCCGGTCCGGAAGAAGTTACCATTGCCTATGACCATCGGCAGGTGGAGGAGCATGCCCGGATTAAAGTAAGGCGCGATGGTACCTTGGTTGAGACAACTGTCGGCAGAGTGATTTTTGGAAATATTCTCCCAGAGGATGTCCCCTTCTCGATGGTCAATCGTATTATGAACAAAAAGGAGTTGATCAACCTGATTGATATCTCCTATCGAAAGTCCGGTCGCCGCAATACCGTCGCCATGCTGGATCGCATTAAGGATCTCGGATTTCATTTCGCGACAAGGGCCGGCATCTCGATCTGTGTGGACGACATGCGCATCCCGTCAAAAAAAGGCGTATTGCTCGATAAGGCCAAGAAGAGTGTAGCGGAGATCGAAAAGCAGTATGCTGAGGGTTTGATTACGAATGGAGAGCGATACAATAAGGTGGTTGATATCTGGGCGCATGTCACTGAGATGGTGGCCAGTGAAATGATGAGAGAATTGGCTGAGGAAGAAGAAGAGGTCACGAAGGGAGTCGGGAAGGTAAAAGATCGAAAATTTAATTCTATCTACATGATGGCCGATTCAGGTTCCCGTGGAAGCGCTGCGCAGATTCGTCAACTGGGGGGAATGAGAGGACTCATGGCAAAGCCCTCCGGGGAGATTATTGAAACGCCGATCATGGCCAACTTCAGAGAAGGGTTGAGCGTCTTGCAATACTTTATTTCGACACACGGTGCGCGAAAAGGATTGGCGGATACTGCCTTGAAGACAGCCAATTCCGGATACCTGACGCGGCGGCTGGTCGATGTCTCGCAAGATGTTATTGTGAATGATCTGGATTGTCACTCACCTGATTCGCTTGCCGTGACGGCTCTGGTTGAAGGTGGAGAGGTCATTGAACCGCTTGAAAAACGTATCCTGGGCAGAATCGCGGCAGAAGATATCACTGATCCGATTACGGGTGAGGTTATTTGTCCGGCTCAAGCGGAAATCAATGAAGAAAAGACGCAGGCCGTTGTTGAGGCGGGGATTGACAGAGTGAAAATCCGTTCTGTATTGACCTGTCTGGCGCATCGGGGGATATGTGTCAGGTGTTATGGGCGGGATTTATCCCGGGGACAACTGGTTGAGCGGGGAGAGGCCGTCGGCGTGATCGCCGCACAATCTATTGGGGAGCCGGGAACACAGCTAACGATGCGGACCTTCCATATTGGGGGGACGGCAAGCAAGGTGATTGAACAGACCGTATTGGAATCCCGGAATGCCGGTGTTGTGAAATACTTGAACCTGAATACCGTGAAAAGTAAAGACGGTGACCTGATTGTCATGAACCGGAATGGAAGAATTGCCATTTTTGACAAGACAGGACGCGAGAAAGAGAAGTACTCGGTTGTCTATGGTGCCCGCATCAAGGTAAAAGATGGGGTCTCGGTGGATGCGAGACAAAGACTGGTGGAGTGGGATCCCTATTCTCTTTCGATCTTGACGGAAGTCGCTGGAAAGATTGCGATGGGTGATCTGATCGAAGGGCAGACGATGCGTGAAGAAGTTGACGAAGTCACCGGCTTTGCCCGTAAAGTCATTGTCGATTACCCCGGATCAAATCTCCGGCCTAGAATTTCAATCAAGGATGCCTCGGGGAAAACCGTGAAACTCCCTTTGACAAAAGGAGCGGCCCGTTATCTTCTTCCTGCGGGGGCACATGTTTTTGTTGAGAAAGGGCAAATGGTTCACCCGGGTGATGTGTTGGCGAAGATTCCTCGTGAAACGACAAAAACGAAGGATATTACCGGTGGACTTCCCCGTGTGGCCGAGCTTTTTGAGGCGAGAAAACCAAAAGAACAGGCCGTTATCTCAGAGATTGACGGGACGGTCGAATATGGCGGTTTTGCCAAAGGGATGAGAAAGGTGATTGTCAGTAATGAGGTCGGGGATAGCCGGGAATACTTCATTCCTAAGGGGAAGCATATTAATGTTCATGAGGGGGATTGGGTTCACGCTGGGGAGCCCTTGATGGATGGATCTCCGAACCCTCATGATATTCTTGACGTACTAGGACCGAAAGAGCTTCAGAAATACTTGGTCGACGAGGTCCAGGAGGTTTATCGTCTGCAAGGGGTGTCGATTAACGACAAGCATATTGAAATTATTGTCCGACAGATGTTAAGAAGAGTAAAAGTTGAAGAACCGGGCGATACGGATTTCCTCATTGGGGTGCAGGTTGATAAGTTTAAATTCGCAGAAGAGAATGAGAAAGTGATGGCCAAAGGGGGAATACCGGCGACAGGAAAGCCGATTCTTCTCGGAATCACGAAGGCGGCCCTTGCAACCGATAGTTTTATCTCTGCCGCTTCCTTCCAGGAGACAACGCGTGTTTTGACGGAGGCTGCGATTAGCGGAAGAACGGATGACCTGCTTGGCTTGAAAGAGAATGTGATTGTGGGACGGCTTGTCCCGGCGGGAACGGGCTTGCCTGAGTATCGAGAAGTTTATGTGCGATCACCGCGGCAGGCACAGGAGATCAAGGAGATGGCCAAGAATAAGGCGGGTTCGAGTGAAGGGGCTCCTGCAGAGAAAAAATAG
- a CDS encoding 50S ribosomal protein L7/L12: MTNDQILQAVEKMPVLQLADLIKLVEERFGVTAAAPVAVAAAPAAGGGGQAETVEEKTEFDVILTGIGEKKIQVIKAVRELTSLGLKEAKDLVEAAPKVVKSGVAKDEAETVKKRLEEAGATAEIK; the protein is encoded by the coding sequence TTGACAAATGACCAGATTCTTCAGGCGGTCGAAAAGATGCCTGTTCTTCAATTGGCGGACTTGATTAAGCTGGTTGAAGAGCGTTTTGGTGTGACTGCAGCGGCACCCGTCGCGGTTGCAGCGGCCCCTGCAGCGGGTGGCGGTGGACAGGCAGAGACCGTTGAGGAGAAAACGGAGTTTGACGTCATTTTGACCGGGATTGGGGAAAAGAAAATACAGGTCATCAAGGCGGTTCGAGAACTAACCAGCCTGGGACTTAAGGAGGCAAAGGATCTCGTTGAAGCCGCTCCCAAGGTGGTTAAGTCCGGTGTTGCTAAGGATGAAGCGGAGACGGTAAAAAAGAGGCTTGAAGAAGCCGGGGCGACAGCAGAAATCAAATAG
- the rpoB gene encoding DNA-directed RNA polymerase subunit beta: MAVRPRNEIRKRRDFSKINVKVRIPNLIEIQKESYNRFQQVDLAPEQREDIGLQSAFTSVFPVSDYNDTAMIEFIDYSIGRPKYDVQECLERGMTYAAPLKIKVRLVVWDKEGKGKTKKVRDIREQEVYVGELPLMTDNGTFLVNGTERVVVSQLQRSPGASFSHDKGKTHASGKVLYSARIIPYRGSWLDFDFDAKDILYVRIDRRRKLPVTILLKAFTQEAAGGNGRKYVLPGPEGDVEGGSLEEVILKLFYPIEDVRISKGEFLRKLNPEIHVGLKSPSDFKEKKGKGVLVKEGSKMTKGVLRKMKAEGIKEIPYPREELAGKAVLDDVVDPATGEILVERNQELTEDILAQICEADIGKIRVLFIDNITILPAIRDTLAMEKVGSPGEAMVEVYRRIRPGETPTMDTAKLLFENLFFNSKRYDLSPVGRLKLNKKLGLEQPMENRTLSAQDVVEVVRYLVNLKSGKGNIDDIDHLGNRRVRSVGELLENQFRIGLVRMERTIKERMNLLDLDTVLPHDLINAKPVIAVIKEFFGSSQLSQFMDQTNPLAEITHKRRLSALGPGGLTRERAGFEVRDVHPSHYGRICPIETPEGPNIGLITSLATYARVNEYGFIESPYRKVVKGRVTDEVEFISAIDGDRYVIAQANAKMDSRGKLTSDNISARSSGDFVAVPSDRIEYMDVSPKQIVSAATAMIPFLENDDANRALMGSNMQRQAVPLIRTEAPLVGTGMEFIVARDSGYVVFAKRSGTVVSCDGTRIVVKADLSRKEKANVAEDPESALDVYKLIKYQRSNQNTCINQRPVVTAGMKVKKGDLLADGPAIDQGELALGQNILVAFMPWGGYNFEDAILVSEELVKGDNFTSIHIEEFELESRDTKLGKEDITRDIPNVSEETLNNLDESGIIRVGAEVKPGDILVGKVTPKGETQLTPEEKLLRAIFGEKAGDVKDASLYVPPGIEGIVVDVKIFSRKSVDKDERTKMIETEDITRLQRDHREELHIIEEEKYKKVRSLLIGQLVGVDIVDPETGEILLKKKKLIEEEILGKIVDEDIRNVVLNDKAEQAKVDSVEASTKERIDLRQMIYDEKVGRLKRGDELPPGVIKLVKVFIAMKRRLQVGDKMAGRHGNKGVVARILPEADMPYLPDGTKVQIVLNPLGVPSRMNVGQILETHLGWAADLLGIHVSCPVFDGANEKEVKDLLEEAGLPRSGQTILHDGKTGEPFNRPVTVGRMYMLKLHHLVDDKIHARSIGPYSLVTQQPLGGKAQFGGQRLGEMEVWALQAYGAASVLQEFLTVKSDDVPGRSRIYEAIVKGEHFLEPGLPESFNVLIKELQSLGLDVELIRDKD; this comes from the coding sequence ATGGCGGTTCGCCCCAGAAATGAGATCCGTAAGAGGAGAGATTTTTCAAAGATCAATGTCAAGGTTCGTATTCCGAATCTGATTGAGATTCAAAAAGAGTCCTACAATCGGTTTCAGCAGGTTGATCTTGCTCCTGAGCAGCGCGAAGATATAGGCCTGCAATCGGCCTTTACGAGTGTGTTCCCCGTTTCCGATTACAACGATACGGCGATGATCGAATTTATTGACTACTCGATTGGAAGACCGAAATATGATGTGCAGGAGTGTCTTGAACGCGGAATGACCTACGCGGCTCCCCTGAAGATCAAGGTCCGTTTGGTGGTCTGGGACAAGGAGGGCAAGGGGAAGACGAAAAAGGTCCGGGACATCCGCGAGCAGGAGGTGTATGTCGGAGAGCTTCCATTAATGACGGATAACGGGACCTTTCTGGTGAATGGAACGGAGCGGGTGGTCGTCAGCCAGCTCCAGCGTTCCCCCGGCGCCTCCTTTAGTCATGATAAAGGAAAGACGCACGCCAGCGGAAAAGTTCTTTACTCCGCGCGAATTATCCCCTATCGCGGTTCGTGGCTTGATTTTGATTTTGACGCAAAAGATATCCTCTATGTCCGGATTGACAGAAGGAGAAAGCTCCCTGTTACTATTCTGTTGAAGGCCTTTACTCAGGAAGCAGCCGGTGGAAACGGTCGAAAATATGTTTTGCCCGGACCGGAAGGAGATGTGGAGGGAGGGAGCCTTGAAGAGGTTATCCTGAAGCTTTTTTATCCGATCGAAGATGTCAGAATTTCTAAGGGTGAGTTCCTGAGAAAGCTGAATCCTGAGATTCATGTTGGCCTTAAGTCCCCCTCTGATTTTAAGGAGAAGAAAGGGAAAGGTGTTCTGGTCAAAGAGGGAAGCAAGATGACCAAGGGTGTCCTCCGAAAAATGAAGGCGGAGGGGATCAAGGAAATCCCGTATCCCAGGGAAGAGTTGGCCGGAAAAGCGGTCCTTGATGATGTTGTTGACCCGGCAACAGGTGAGATTCTTGTAGAGAGAAACCAGGAGCTGACAGAGGATATCCTCGCGCAAATATGCGAGGCCGATATCGGGAAAATCCGAGTCCTTTTTATTGATAATATTACGATTCTTCCGGCCATACGCGATACCTTGGCAATGGAAAAGGTGGGTTCTCCCGGGGAAGCGATGGTAGAGGTTTATCGCAGGATCCGTCCGGGAGAGACACCGACGATGGATACGGCAAAGCTCCTTTTCGAAAACCTTTTCTTCAATTCAAAGCGGTATGACCTTTCTCCTGTTGGCCGACTGAAGCTCAACAAAAAACTGGGTCTGGAACAGCCCATGGAGAACCGGACGCTGAGCGCTCAGGATGTCGTTGAAGTGGTTCGCTATCTTGTGAATCTCAAAAGCGGAAAAGGGAATATTGATGACATTGACCATCTCGGCAACCGCCGGGTCAGGTCGGTCGGGGAGCTTCTGGAAAACCAATTCCGGATTGGCCTTGTCAGGATGGAACGCACAATTAAAGAGCGGATGAATCTGCTTGATCTGGATACCGTCCTCCCTCATGACCTGATCAACGCGAAACCGGTGATTGCGGTCATCAAAGAATTTTTTGGGAGCAGCCAGCTCTCCCAATTCATGGACCAGACCAACCCCTTGGCTGAAATTACCCATAAGAGGCGTCTATCCGCCCTGGGTCCCGGAGGATTGACCCGGGAGCGGGCCGGTTTTGAGGTGAGAGATGTTCATCCCAGCCATTATGGTCGTATCTGTCCGATCGAGACGCCGGAAGGTCCAAATATTGGCTTGATTACCTCGCTCGCCACTTATGCCCGTGTGAACGAGTATGGTTTTATTGAGTCGCCCTACCGTAAGGTGGTCAAGGGACGGGTAACCGACGAAGTCGAATTTATTTCGGCCATTGATGGAGACCGCTATGTGATTGCGCAGGCAAATGCGAAGATGGACAGTCGGGGAAAGCTGACATCGGATAATATCTCGGCCCGTTCCTCAGGCGATTTTGTCGCGGTGCCCTCTGACCGCATTGAGTATATGGACGTCTCCCCGAAACAGATCGTGAGTGCGGCGACCGCGATGATCCCCTTTCTTGAGAACGATGATGCCAACAGGGCCTTGATGGGTTCGAACATGCAGCGGCAGGCGGTTCCTTTGATTCGGACTGAAGCCCCTCTGGTCGGGACAGGGATGGAGTTTATTGTTGCACGGGATTCTGGTTATGTCGTTTTTGCAAAGCGGAGTGGTACCGTCGTCAGCTGTGACGGGACCCGGATTGTAGTCAAGGCGGATCTGAGCAGAAAAGAAAAAGCGAATGTCGCGGAAGATCCGGAATCGGCGCTAGATGTTTACAAGCTGATTAAGTATCAGCGTTCTAATCAAAATACCTGTATCAACCAGAGGCCGGTCGTGACGGCTGGCATGAAGGTAAAGAAAGGTGATCTCCTTGCGGATGGTCCTGCGATTGATCAGGGAGAATTGGCCTTGGGCCAGAATATTCTGGTCGCGTTCATGCCTTGGGGGGGGTACAACTTTGAGGATGCCATCTTGGTGTCGGAAGAGCTGGTTAAAGGAGATAATTTTACATCCATCCACATCGAAGAATTTGAATTGGAATCCCGGGATACAAAATTAGGCAAAGAGGATATTACAAGAGATATTCCGAATGTGAGTGAAGAAACCCTCAACAACCTGGACGAATCGGGGATTATCCGTGTCGGGGCGGAGGTGAAACCAGGAGATATTCTCGTGGGAAAGGTCACCCCGAAGGGGGAGACCCAGCTGACTCCGGAAGAAAAATTACTCAGGGCGATATTTGGTGAAAAGGCAGGCGATGTTAAAGACGCCTCGCTCTATGTCCCCCCCGGGATAGAGGGAATTGTCGTCGATGTAAAGATTTTTTCTCGTAAGAGCGTTGATAAAGATGAGCGGACAAAGATGATTGAAACCGAAGATATCACGCGTCTTCAGCGGGACCATCGTGAGGAACTTCATATTATCGAGGAGGAAAAATATAAAAAGGTCCGGAGCCTGCTGATTGGCCAGTTGGTCGGTGTCGATATCGTTGATCCGGAAACCGGCGAGATTCTTCTGAAGAAAAAGAAGCTTATTGAAGAGGAGATCCTGGGTAAAATTGTCGATGAGGATATCCGGAATGTGGTCCTGAATGACAAGGCAGAGCAGGCGAAAGTTGATAGCGTGGAGGCGTCTACAAAAGAACGGATCGACCTTCGCCAGATGATCTATGATGAGAAGGTGGGACGTTTAAAGCGGGGAGACGAACTCCCTCCCGGTGTGATTAAACTCGTCAAGGTTTTCATTGCCATGAAGCGCAGGCTCCAGGTAGGGGACAAGATGGCGGGGCGGCATGGCAACAAGGGGGTTGTCGCGCGCATTCTTCCTGAGGCCGATATGCCGTATCTTCCGGATGGCACGAAGGTGCAGATTGTCCTCAATCCTCTCGGTGTCCCTTCTCGGATGAATGTCGGGCAGATACTGGAGACTCACCTGGGTTGGGCTGCGGACCTCCTGGGTATCCATGTGTCCTGTCCGGTATTTGACGGTGCGAACGAAAAAGAAGTCAAGGATTTGCTGGAAGAGGCAGGTCTCCCAAGGTCGGGACAGACCATTCTGCATGATGGAAAGACAGGAGAGCCTTTTAACCGCCCGGTGACGGTGGGCCGGATGTACATGCTGAAACTTCACCATCTGGTTGACGACAAGATCCATGCAAGGTCGATTGGACCCTATTCTCTGGTCACACAACAACCTTTGGGCGGGAAGGCGCAGTTTGGGGGACAACGTCTTGGAGAAATGGAAGTCTGGGCCCTTCAGGCCTATGGCGCCGCATCGGTTCTACAGGAGTTCCTGACGGTGAAGTCGGATGATGTCCCCGGACGGTCCCGCATCTACGAAGCGATTGTCAAGGGAGAGCACTTCCTGGAGCCCGGCCTGCCGGAATCCTTCAACGTTTTGATCAAAGAGCTTCAGAGCCTGGGGCTTGATGTTGAATTAATCAGAGACAAAGACTGA
- a CDS encoding 50S ribosomal protein L1, with the protein MGKKYDTAVAKVKGEPCALNEALALVKETHTAKFDGSVDMAIRLGVDPKHSDQMVRGSVVLPHGTGKKVRILVFAKGEKEKEALEAGADHVGLDDLVEKINKGWMEFDTVVATPDLMGIVGRLGRVLGPRGLMPNPKTGTVTFEVAKVIKEIRLGRVDYRVEKAGIVHLAVGRVSFSAEQLFENASAVLESVLKKRPASAKGKYLKGITVSSTMGPGIPIELGSVRQGSAE; encoded by the coding sequence ATGGGTAAGAAATATGATACCGCAGTTGCAAAGGTGAAGGGAGAGCCCTGCGCTCTGAATGAGGCTCTTGCCTTGGTGAAAGAGACGCACACTGCCAAGTTTGACGGGAGCGTGGACATGGCGATTCGTTTGGGTGTTGACCCCAAGCATTCCGATCAAATGGTGCGGGGTTCTGTTGTTCTGCCGCATGGGACAGGGAAGAAGGTGCGTATCCTGGTTTTTGCGAAAGGTGAAAAGGAGAAAGAGGCCTTGGAGGCCGGTGCGGACCATGTCGGGCTTGACGATCTTGTAGAGAAGATCAACAAGGGCTGGATGGAGTTTGACACAGTGGTCGCAACGCCGGATTTGATGGGAATAGTCGGTAGATTAGGAAGGGTGTTGGGTCCGCGTGGCCTGATGCCCAATCCAAAGACAGGAACGGTCACATTTGAGGTGGCGAAGGTGATCAAAGAGATCAGGCTGGGCCGAGTGGATTATCGGGTTGAAAAGGCGGGTATTGTCCACCTGGCAGTTGGCCGTGTCTCGTTCAGCGCTGAGCAGCTTTTTGAGAATGCAAGTGCGGTACTCGAATCTGTTTTGAAGAAAAGACCTGCATCTGCGAAGGGGAAATATTTAAAGGGGATTACGGTCTCCTCTACGATGGGTCCCGGGATTCCCATAGAGCTTGGTAGTGTCCGTCAGGGGTCGGCGGAATAG
- the rplK gene encoding 50S ribosomal protein L11 has product MAKEIKAVVKLQIPAGKANPAPPVGPALGQHGVNIMEFCKAFNAKTKGLEGSIVPALISIYTDRTFTFVTKSSPASDLLKKAAGIIKGSGVPHKEKVGKVTRAQVEAIAKTKMEDINAVDLEGACRIISGTARSMGIEVEPQSYKAE; this is encoded by the coding sequence ATGGCAAAAGAAATCAAGGCGGTCGTTAAACTTCAGATTCCGGCCGGAAAAGCAAATCCGGCGCCCCCGGTGGGGCCTGCCCTGGGTCAGCATGGTGTGAATATCATGGAGTTCTGCAAGGCCTTCAACGCAAAGACGAAGGGACTGGAAGGGTCGATTGTTCCGGCCTTGATCTCTATTTACACTGACAGAACATTTACGTTTGTGACAAAAAGTTCCCCTGCATCTGATCTCCTGAAAAAAGCCGCTGGAATTATTAAAGGCTCCGGTGTCCCCCATAAGGAAAAGGTTGGAAAAGTGACCCGGGCTCAGGTTGAGGCGATTGCCAAGACGAAAATGGAGGATATCAACGCCGTTGATCTTGAGGGGGCATGCAGAATTATCTCAGGGACTGCGAGAAGCATGGGGATTGAAGTCGAGCCGCAGTCATATAAAGCAGAATAA
- the nusG gene encoding transcription termination/antitermination protein NusG — protein MEKNWYVIHTYSGFEGRVKASLEERIVSLGLEEKMGKVLVPTEEVVEIKDGKKRVSTKKFFPGYVLVEMCLDLEVQQLVKETPKVTGFLGGGGAVPEPLAEKEVKVLLRQMDEGVAPPREKALFDKGENVRIIDGPFLGFNGVVDEVNLDQHKVKVLVSIFGRSTPVELNFLQVEKV, from the coding sequence ATGGAAAAGAATTGGTATGTTATCCATACCTACTCCGGCTTTGAAGGCCGGGTGAAGGCCAGTCTGGAGGAGAGGATAGTAAGCCTCGGACTGGAAGAAAAAATGGGAAAAGTCCTTGTTCCGACGGAAGAAGTTGTTGAGATTAAGGATGGAAAAAAACGGGTCTCTACAAAGAAGTTTTTCCCGGGGTATGTCCTGGTGGAGATGTGTCTGGACCTGGAGGTTCAGCAGCTTGTTAAAGAAACCCCAAAGGTGACCGGGTTTCTGGGCGGAGGTGGCGCTGTGCCGGAACCGCTCGCGGAAAAAGAAGTGAAGGTCTTGTTGAGGCAGATGGATGAGGGGGTTGCTCCTCCGCGAGAAAAAGCCCTGTTTGATAAGGGGGAGAATGTCCGTATCATTGATGGTCCTTTTCTGGGATTCAATGGTGTGGTGGATGAGGTCAATCTGGATCAGCATAAGGTAAAGGTCCTGGTCAGTATTTTTGGGCGCTCAACCCCGGTTGAGTTGAATTTTCTCCAGGTTGAAAAAGTCTAA
- a CDS encoding 50S ribosomal protein L10, whose translation MKGLKEKKEIVTDLQVKFSKAKVAILAEFSGMGVEELREVRGHLRSAKGEFHVVKNTLAILAAAQTSLEGVTTYFKGQTAVALGYDDPIAPAKAMKEIADKQKKLKIKVGVVEGQVIDLGRFKQIAQLPPKPVLITALIGRLQSPIYGFAGSLNGVLSKFVLTLQAVKEKRESSGS comes from the coding sequence ATGAAGGGGTTAAAAGAAAAAAAAGAGATCGTCACGGACTTGCAGGTTAAATTTTCAAAGGCAAAAGTCGCAATCCTGGCAGAATTTTCCGGGATGGGTGTAGAAGAATTACGCGAGGTCCGGGGGCATCTCCGAAGTGCGAAGGGCGAGTTTCATGTGGTCAAGAATACGCTTGCGATTCTGGCCGCGGCGCAGACGTCTTTGGAAGGGGTGACGACGTATTTCAAGGGCCAGACGGCGGTCGCCCTTGGATATGATGACCCGATTGCTCCGGCAAAAGCGATGAAGGAGATCGCCGACAAGCAAAAAAAACTGAAGATCAAGGTTGGAGTGGTTGAAGGACAAGTAATCGACCTGGGTCGGTTCAAACAGATTGCTCAACTTCCGCCAAAACCGGTTTTGATTACGGCCCTTATCGGACGGCTCCAATCGCCTATTTATGGATTTGCAGGGAGCCTCAACGGTGTTCTCAGCAAGTTTGTGCTGACTCTCCAGGCCGTAAAGGAGAAACGCGAGTCGTCGGGGTCTTAA